In Deltaproteobacteria bacterium, a single genomic region encodes these proteins:
- a CDS encoding arylsulfatase, whose translation MRQMPHDPITAKTTKIADHREPMFHHPAHAEAAQRKIAEYTTRTGRKPNVLVVLMDDVGWGDFGCYGGGVAVGAPTPHIDKLASQGLRLTSCYSEPSCTPSRASLLTGRLPMRHGLQRPPMYGEKGGLQGETTLAQLLSESGYVTQAVGKWHLGENAESQPQHVGFDDFYGFLSVSDMYTEWRDPYFFPEIVYSAERTQWVQNQPFNKCFVHATRGAALENVEEVTIPVLSTLDDKWATYSIDFLRRRANESNPWFLYHCTRGAHFDNYPHERFLGKSPAKHPYKDTLVELDDIVGRLVATLRETGQLEHTLIFVSSDNGPEMETWPDAAYTPFRCAKGSTWEGGQRVPGILAWPGMIEPGRASDGLFSQTDLFPTMLSLAGLGEKIPSDRYTDGVDQSSFLLAPDGDSNRKYQYYWLGRTFSALRVGEYKFMVASISDTDHDVLNPGGFTGVSQRYPYGRLYNLYLDPKETRSYLIRKLAYLESFQSGMRNHLATFKKYPPKVVVGLA comes from the coding sequence ATGCGCCAAATGCCCCACGATCCAATCACCGCGAAGACCACGAAGATCGCCGATCATCGCGAACCGATGTTCCATCACCCGGCGCACGCAGAGGCGGCTCAGCGCAAGATCGCGGAGTACACCACCCGTACCGGGCGCAAGCCGAACGTGCTCGTCGTACTCATGGACGATGTCGGCTGGGGTGATTTCGGTTGTTACGGCGGCGGCGTGGCCGTCGGCGCGCCGACGCCTCATATCGATAAGCTCGCCTCGCAAGGGCTACGGTTGACGTCGTGTTACTCCGAGCCGTCGTGCACACCGTCGCGTGCGTCGCTACTCACCGGCCGCTTGCCGATGCGGCATGGATTGCAGCGTCCACCGATGTATGGCGAGAAAGGCGGGCTGCAAGGCGAGACGACCCTCGCGCAGCTGCTCAGCGAATCCGGCTACGTGACGCAAGCCGTCGGCAAGTGGCATTTAGGCGAGAACGCCGAGTCGCAGCCGCAGCATGTCGGCTTCGACGACTTCTACGGCTTCCTGTCGGTCTCGGATATGTACACCGAGTGGCGCGATCCCTACTTCTTTCCCGAAATCGTCTACAGCGCCGAGCGCACGCAGTGGGTGCAGAACCAACCGTTCAACAAATGTTTCGTCCACGCCACCCGCGGTGCTGCGCTGGAGAACGTCGAAGAGGTCACGATTCCCGTGTTGTCGACGTTGGATGACAAGTGGGCCACCTACTCGATCGACTTCCTCCGCCGCAGGGCGAACGAGAGCAACCCGTGGTTCCTCTATCACTGCACACGCGGGGCGCACTTCGACAACTATCCGCACGAGCGCTTCCTCGGCAAATCACCGGCGAAGCATCCGTACAAGGACACGCTGGTCGAACTCGATGACATCGTCGGCCGCTTGGTCGCCACGTTGCGCGAGACCGGACAGCTCGAACACACGCTGATCTTCGTGTCATCAGACAACGGCCCCGAGATGGAAACCTGGCCCGACGCCGCCTACACGCCGTTTCGCTGCGCGAAGGGTTCGACGTGGGAAGGCGGCCAGCGCGTGCCCGGCATTCTCGCGTGGCCCGGCATGATCGAGCCCGGCCGCGCGTCGGACGGTTTGTTCTCGCAGACGGATCTCTTCCCTACCATGCTGTCGCTTGCCGGTCTGGGTGAGAAGATTCCTTCCGATCGCTACACCGATGGTGTCGACCAGAGTTCGTTCCTCCTCGCGCCCGACGGCGACTCCAATCGCAAGTATCAATACTACTGGCTTGGGCGCACGTTCTCGGCCCTGCGCGTCGGCGAGTACAAGTTCATGGTGGCGTCGATTTCCGACACTGACCACGACGTGCTCAACCCCGGCGGCTTCACCGGCGTGAGCCAGCGCTATCCATACGGGCGCCTGTACAATCTCTACCTCGATCCCAAAGAAACGCGCAGCTACCTCATCCGCAAGCTCGCCTACCTCGAATCGTTTCAAAGCGGCATGCGCAATCACCTCGCCACGTTCAAGAAGTATCCCCCGAAAGTCGTCGTCGGGTTGGCGTGA
- a CDS encoding phosphoribosylaminoimidazole carboxylase — MMPSNLFAAIPPVLTQELIEPLLETASFRLERIVSAGQVTPAGEWYDQERCEWVVLLSGGATLRFEDEAEPVSLRPGDHVLMAAHRRHRVEWTDPAQKTVWLALHYRNE, encoded by the coding sequence ATGATGCCATCCAATCTGTTCGCTGCGATTCCGCCCGTACTGACGCAAGAGCTGATCGAACCGTTGCTGGAGACCGCGTCGTTTCGACTCGAACGGATCGTCTCGGCGGGGCAGGTGACGCCGGCCGGCGAATGGTACGACCAGGAACGTTGCGAATGGGTCGTGCTCCTCAGTGGCGGTGCGACGTTGCGCTTCGAAGATGAAGCGGAGCCGGTGAGTCTGCGTCCCGGCGATCATGTGCTGATGGCAGCGCACCGCCGTCATCGCGTCGAGTGGACCGATCCAGCGCAGAAGACAGTCTGGCTCGCGCTGCACTATCGCAACGAATGA
- a CDS encoding amidohydrolase family protein, giving the protein MHDLVIRNGTVVDGTGRPPVEGDVAIDNGVVAAVGDVAARGRREIDAKGLLVAPGWVDVHTHYDGQVTWDPLLAPSSWHGVTTLVMGNCGVGFAPVRRGQEDFLIELMEGVEDIPGTALHEGIDWRWESFPEYMDALARMPRVLDVAAQVPHCAIRAYVLGERAHDLDLTDDEIAEMSRLTTEALRAGAVGFSTSRTILHRSRHGLVPGTHSKPEELLGIGRALGNAGHGVFEMVSDLQGQEPDLSWMSEFCRATGRVLTFALAQSPMQPTAWRETLARIDALAAEGLRIVPQVPCRPTGMLFGLQSSLHPFITHPAYRDELARLPLVERVARMRNPEMRARLLAEEPSTNNPIARALMSNWNHIYPLGDPPDYEPAPETSVAAAAKREGRRPEEVVYDWMLERDGRQLLFAPLANYVDGNFDALREMMLHPRTVIGLSDGGAHCGLICDASMPTYLLTHWVRDRKRGERIPLEQAVRLQTGNTAAVYGLPDRGTLEVGKKGDVNVIDLDALRLHAPEMVFDLPAGGRRLVQHVDGYRATVVSGEVTFENGEATGARPGALVRGRQQAS; this is encoded by the coding sequence ATGCACGACTTGGTGATTCGCAACGGCACGGTGGTGGACGGAACTGGGCGCCCGCCCGTTGAAGGCGACGTAGCGATCGACAACGGTGTCGTCGCCGCGGTGGGCGATGTCGCGGCGCGTGGGCGGCGCGAAATAGACGCGAAGGGATTGCTGGTCGCGCCCGGCTGGGTCGATGTCCACACTCACTATGACGGTCAAGTGACCTGGGATCCCCTGCTCGCGCCATCGAGTTGGCACGGCGTGACGACGCTGGTGATGGGCAACTGCGGCGTCGGCTTCGCGCCGGTGCGCCGCGGGCAAGAGGACTTTCTCATTGAGCTCATGGAAGGGGTCGAAGACATTCCCGGCACGGCGCTGCACGAGGGCATCGACTGGCGCTGGGAGTCATTCCCCGAATACATGGACGCGCTGGCGCGGATGCCGCGGGTGCTCGACGTCGCCGCACAGGTGCCGCATTGCGCCATCCGCGCGTATGTCCTCGGCGAACGCGCACACGATCTCGATCTCACCGACGACGAGATCGCCGAAATGTCTCGGCTCACCACGGAGGCGCTGCGCGCCGGCGCGGTCGGCTTTTCAACCTCGCGCACGATTCTGCATCGCTCGCGTCACGGGCTGGTGCCCGGCACGCATTCGAAGCCCGAAGAACTGCTCGGCATCGGCCGCGCACTTGGCAACGCTGGGCACGGCGTGTTCGAGATGGTGTCGGATCTCCAGGGGCAAGAGCCCGATCTGTCGTGGATGAGCGAGTTCTGCCGCGCCACCGGACGCGTGCTGACGTTCGCGCTGGCGCAGTCGCCGATGCAACCGACCGCGTGGCGCGAGACCCTTGCACGCATCGACGCGCTCGCCGCCGAAGGGCTGCGCATCGTGCCGCAGGTGCCGTGTCGGCCGACCGGCATGCTGTTCGGACTGCAGAGCTCGCTGCATCCGTTCATCACGCATCCGGCGTACCGAGATGAATTGGCGCGACTCCCGCTCGTTGAACGGGTCGCGCGAATGCGCAATCCCGAGATGCGCGCGCGGCTGCTCGCGGAGGAGCCGTCGACCAACAATCCGATCGCTCGCGCGCTGATGAGCAACTGGAATCACATCTATCCGTTGGGCGATCCACCCGATTATGAGCCGGCGCCGGAGACGAGCGTCGCCGCTGCCGCCAAGCGAGAAGGACGCCGTCCCGAGGAGGTCGTGTACGACTGGATGCTCGAACGCGATGGCCGCCAACTGCTGTTCGCCCCGCTGGCGAACTACGTCGACGGCAACTTCGATGCCCTCCGCGAGATGATGCTGCACCCGCGCACCGTAATCGGCTTGTCCGACGGCGGCGCGCATTGCGGTCTGATCTGCGACGCCAGCATGCCGACATACTTGCTCACCCATTGGGTGCGTGACCGCAAACGCGGCGAGCGCATCCCGCTCGAACAAGCCGTGCGATTGCAGACCGGCAACACCGCCGCCGTCTACGGCCTCCCCGATCGCGGCACACTCGAAGTTGGGAAAAAGGGTGACGTCAACGTGATCGACCTCGACGCGCTGCGCCTGCACGCCCCCGAGATGGTTTTCGATTTGCCGGCTGGTGGCCGTCGCTTGGTGCAACACGTCGACGGCTATCGCGCCACGGTCGTATCGGGCGAAGTCACGTTCGAGAACGGCGAAGCGACGGGCGCGCGACCGGGTGCGTTGGTGCGCGGTCGTCAGCAAGCGAGCTGA
- a CDS encoding CSLREA domain-containing protein: MQARSQILGMAIAGMVAIVWPHPARGGATIIVNTAADEDVNNATCTLREAIIAANTNAGYHGCSAGAGVNDTIMFNIGAGTPTINIGAMPLPAITEAVTINGGAGRVELHGPGGPPVSGHHGLTVNGGSGTIVRNLVVNNHADDGIFINADDVSVFGSFIGTDATGMTAVPNQGFGVQVFGGNDVHIGGATSGGPCTGDCNVISGATNFKANVLLDLLAIRARVRGNFIGTDVTGTAAITPNAAKGIIDKGGSDRIGGTSGITFGACTGDCNLISGNKINEGVVIDQAATGSIIQGNFIGTDVTGNQAIGNGVSMDCSAGIVSYAVGVEIGGAVGSGNVVSGNVGVGIQVHGLYTGVQGNYIGTNSAGTAAVPNSGPGVMVYQANGATIGGTYPFGNLISGASTSGGFGVQIIQSTNTQIVGNRIGTAADGTTPLPNLSDGVYISDQSSHNIVGALNADAGNTIAFNGRNGVRIDGASPPVFANTIVGGNSIYSNGDAGIALINDGNNNLAPPTIEGIDPLHGTACGTCVVEIFSDAEDEGRIFEGLGVVTSGGTWTFNGPVSGPHVTATSTVVAPLGTETSEFSAPVSLTTPTPTPTPSPTPSRTPAIATSTATPTRTRTPTNTATTTFTRTATSTRTATRTATVTRTVTATATPSATVTATRTRTASFTATASITATPTRTLTSAPTRSPTRTGTLTLTPTSSVTATRTATSTVTTTASSTATPSATSSVTASATATGTPTASATLSPTRTVTGLPTGSPTRTGTLALTPTSSMTATSSSTSTVTPTASSTATPSATSTVTTSATTTATSTASATPSPTPIVSASPTSTTIPPPPLCAGDCDGSTTVTVEELITLVNIALGSAPLSACPQGVPDGVEVDIALIIQAVNHALGECGG, from the coding sequence ATGCAGGCGCGCTCTCAGATTCTCGGGATGGCCATCGCAGGCATGGTCGCCATCGTCTGGCCTCATCCTGCTCGCGGCGGGGCCACCATCATCGTCAACACCGCAGCCGACGAAGACGTCAACAACGCTACCTGCACACTGCGTGAGGCGATCATCGCCGCGAACACCAACGCCGGCTACCACGGTTGCTCGGCTGGGGCAGGCGTCAACGATACGATCATGTTCAATATCGGCGCCGGTACCCCCACCATCAACATCGGCGCCATGCCGCTTCCAGCCATCACAGAAGCGGTCACGATCAATGGCGGCGCCGGGCGCGTTGAGCTGCATGGACCCGGCGGACCACCGGTCAGCGGACACCACGGCCTCACCGTCAACGGTGGCTCTGGCACGATCGTTCGCAACCTCGTCGTCAACAACCACGCCGATGACGGCATCTTCATCAACGCCGACGATGTTTCGGTCTTCGGCAGCTTCATCGGTACGGATGCCACCGGCATGACGGCCGTGCCGAACCAGGGCTTCGGCGTGCAAGTCTTCGGCGGCAACGACGTACACATCGGCGGTGCCACCTCGGGCGGCCCCTGCACGGGCGACTGCAACGTCATCTCCGGCGCGACGAACTTCAAGGCAAACGTGCTCTTGGATCTCCTCGCCATCCGCGCCCGGGTGCGCGGCAATTTCATCGGTACCGATGTCACCGGCACCGCCGCGATCACCCCGAACGCCGCCAAGGGGATCATCGACAAGGGTGGTAGCGATAGGATCGGCGGGACGAGCGGTATCACATTCGGCGCGTGCACCGGAGACTGCAACCTGATCTCCGGCAACAAGATCAACGAAGGTGTCGTCATCGACCAAGCGGCGACCGGCTCGATCATTCAGGGCAACTTTATCGGCACCGATGTCACGGGCAACCAGGCCATCGGCAATGGCGTAAGCATGGACTGTTCGGCAGGCATCGTGAGCTACGCGGTGGGCGTCGAGATCGGCGGCGCGGTAGGAAGCGGAAACGTCGTGTCTGGCAACGTCGGCGTCGGCATCCAGGTCCACGGCCTCTACACAGGTGTCCAGGGCAACTACATCGGCACCAACTCCGCCGGCACGGCCGCGGTGCCCAACAGCGGCCCCGGCGTCATGGTCTACCAGGCGAATGGTGCCACAATCGGCGGGACTTACCCGTTCGGCAATCTGATCTCCGGCGCCTCCACTAGCGGCGGCTTCGGAGTCCAGATCATCCAATCCACCAACACGCAGATCGTGGGCAACCGCATCGGCACCGCCGCCGACGGGACCACGCCCCTGCCAAACCTATCCGATGGCGTCTACATCTCCGATCAGTCGTCCCACAACATCGTTGGTGCCCTGAACGCCGACGCCGGTAACACCATCGCCTTCAACGGCCGCAACGGCGTCCGCATCGACGGCGCATCACCGCCGGTCTTCGCCAACACGATTGTCGGTGGTAACTCGATCTACTCCAACGGCGATGCCGGCATCGCGCTCATCAACGACGGCAACAACAACCTCGCGCCGCCCACCATCGAGGGGATCGATCCGCTCCACGGTACCGCGTGCGGCACCTGCGTCGTGGAAATCTTCTCGGACGCAGAGGATGAAGGTCGCATCTTCGAAGGCTTGGGTGTCGTCACCTCCGGCGGCACCTGGACATTCAACGGGCCGGTGAGCGGACCTCACGTCACCGCCACCAGTACTGTGGTTGCGCCGTTGGGCACCGAGACCTCCGAGTTCTCTGCGCCCGTGTCCCTGACGACCCCTACGCCGACGCCGACTCCCTCGCCGACTCCGAGCCGAACCCCCGCGATCGCCACGTCGACCGCAACGCCGACGCGAACCCGGACCCCAACGAACACCGCAACCACGACGTTCACGCGCACCGCTACCTCCACGCGCACGGCGACGCGCACCGCGACGGTGACACGCACGGTGACCGCCACCGCGACGCCCTCGGCGACCGTCACGGCAACACGGACCCGGACCGCGAGCTTCACGGCTACCGCGTCGATCACCGCCACGCCGACCCGCACGCTGACCAGCGCGCCGACCCGCAGTCCGACCCGCACTGGCACGCTCACGTTGACCCCGACCAGTAGTGTGACGGCGACGCGCACGGCCACGAGTACGGTCACGACGACGGCGAGCAGCACCGCGACGCCAAGCGCCACCAGCAGCGTCACCGCCAGTGCGACCGCCACGGGGACCCCCACCGCGTCGGCGACCCTAAGTCCGACCCGCACGGTCACCGGCCTGCCGACCGGCAGTCCGACCCGCACCGGCACGCTCGCGTTGACTCCGACCAGTAGTATGACGGCGACGAGTTCCTCGACAAGTACGGTCACGCCGACAGCGAGCAGCACCGCGACGCCAAGCGCCACCAGCACTGTCACCACCAGTGCGACCACCACGGCGACGTCCACCGCGTCAGCGACGCCAAGTCCGACGCCGATCGTTTCTGCCAGTCCGACGTCAACGACCATCCCCCCGCCGCCGCTCTGCGCCGGCGACTGCGATGGCAGCACCACTGTGACTGTCGAGGAACTCATCACGCTGGTGAACATCGCACTCGGTAGCGCACCACTTTCGGCGTGCCCGCAAGGCGTTCCGGACGGTGTCGAGGTTGATATCGCGCTGATCATTCAGGCGGTGAACCATGCCCTGGGCGAGTGCGGTGGCTGA
- a CDS encoding VWA domain-containing protein codes for MKTSWIETDSYDRAALARLRDDSPSLQALSESGSKLLPHFDGFVLDLFALLFKLTIVPHPEADVVPSASFYRVLVDQLRTTPVLDTLRQQTVLDETRAGLATLLLGERLLELIKSERILTRAEMLDFWNLEQQEDELSTRRDEADTAANLKGQTSSKATERQLAELEGRMRREIDGAERRLQQRTKQMLNALKDTAERSRGRVESQAQRVLQDLEDTAEQSDSWSVQLGTGQRSSPGAQLELGKRLANNQKLRKLAHMVGRMRETALALRQKMFERADAEMYEISSGAELSRLLPSELLALRHPVLRRDFARRFLDGELLQYALRAREEKGKGPLIVCLDGSSSMAGDKEIWSKAVTLTLLDIARRQRRRFRSICFSSADMPLQVLDLNQWERYAAQLPQVLELAEYFPGGGTDFEKPLSAALDCLRHTKHRRGDIVFITDGECRVTPEWLTEFKRAKEKLGFSLFSVLIDIGPSALGTLQEFSDKIATVSQLTSDASKDIFLKF; via the coding sequence ATGAAGACCTCCTGGATCGAGACTGACTCGTACGATCGCGCCGCACTGGCGCGACTGCGGGACGATTCGCCGTCGCTCCAGGCGTTGAGCGAGAGCGGCAGCAAGCTCCTGCCGCACTTCGACGGCTTCGTGCTCGATCTGTTCGCGTTGCTGTTCAAGCTCACCATCGTCCCGCATCCCGAGGCCGATGTCGTGCCGAGCGCCAGCTTCTACCGAGTCTTGGTCGATCAGCTACGCACGACGCCGGTGCTCGACACCTTGCGCCAGCAGACCGTACTCGATGAAACCCGCGCCGGCCTCGCCACGCTGCTGCTCGGCGAACGCCTGCTGGAATTGATCAAGTCGGAACGCATCCTGACGCGCGCCGAGATGTTGGACTTCTGGAATCTCGAACAGCAAGAGGACGAACTGAGCACGCGTCGCGATGAAGCCGACACTGCGGCCAACCTCAAAGGGCAGACGTCATCGAAGGCCACCGAGCGGCAACTCGCCGAATTGGAAGGCCGCATGCGCCGCGAGATCGACGGCGCCGAGCGCCGTTTGCAGCAGCGCACGAAACAGATGCTGAACGCGCTCAAAGACACGGCCGAGCGCAGCCGCGGTCGCGTCGAGTCACAGGCGCAACGCGTATTGCAGGACCTCGAAGACACCGCCGAGCAGTCCGACAGCTGGAGCGTGCAACTCGGCACCGGCCAGCGCTCCTCGCCCGGCGCCCAGCTCGAACTCGGCAAGCGGTTGGCGAACAATCAAAAGCTGCGGAAGCTAGCGCACATGGTCGGCCGCATGCGCGAAACCGCGCTGGCGTTGCGGCAGAAGATGTTCGAGCGCGCCGACGCTGAGATGTACGAGATCTCCTCCGGCGCCGAACTCAGCCGTTTGTTGCCATCCGAACTGCTGGCGCTACGCCATCCCGTGCTGCGCCGCGACTTCGCCCGCCGGTTCCTCGATGGCGAGCTGCTGCAGTACGCGCTGCGCGCGCGCGAGGAGAAAGGCAAAGGCCCGCTGATCGTCTGCCTCGACGGCTCGTCATCGATGGCGGGCGACAAGGAAATCTGGTCGAAGGCGGTGACCCTCACGCTGCTCGACATCGCGCGCCGCCAGCGTCGCCGTTTTCGTTCGATCTGCTTCTCCTCCGCCGATATGCCGTTGCAGGTGCTCGACCTCAACCAATGGGAGCGCTACGCCGCGCAATTGCCGCAAGTGCTCGAACTCGCCGAATACTTCCCCGGCGGCGGCACCGATTTCGAAAAACCGCTCAGCGCCGCACTCGATTGCTTGCGCCACACCAAGCACCGCCGCGGCGACATCGTCTTCATCACCGACGGCGAGTGCCGTGTGACCCCCGAGTGGCTCACCGAGTTCAAACGCGCCAAGGAGAAGCTCGGATTCTCACTCTTCTCCGTGCTGATCGACATCGGCCCAAGCGCCCTCGGCACGCTGCAAGAGTTCAGCGACAAGATCGCCACTGTCTCGCAGCTCACCAGCGACGCTAGCAAGGATATTTTTCTCAAGTTCTGA
- a CDS encoding SDR family oxidoreductase — protein MSHTSPLKGKTAVVTGASSGIGRAIAEKLGAAGAHVYLAGRTRDAMDASKAKIESSGGRASVAAIDVREPKQVQDLVQRALRETGRLDIMVNNAGLSYPTPIVDADPEEWRAMLDTNVLALLVGSQAAIRAMRQCKADGHIVNISSIAAHRGDSGVYGATKHAVNCICNTLRRELEEDSIRVVNIMPGAIATNFARNFDPAFVAGFIQATGVQVEVKKGERLPDEVMDKLQPMMKQVLGNPDDVADAVLYAVTQPIHVNIAEIVVRPPKQLAL, from the coding sequence ATGAGCCACACCTCACCACTCAAAGGGAAGACCGCGGTCGTCACCGGCGCATCGAGCGGCATCGGTCGTGCGATTGCCGAGAAGCTCGGTGCGGCCGGCGCGCACGTGTATCTCGCTGGCCGCACGCGCGACGCCATGGACGCGTCGAAGGCGAAGATCGAATCGAGCGGCGGACGGGCTAGTGTTGCCGCCATCGATGTTCGCGAGCCGAAGCAAGTGCAAGACCTTGTGCAGCGCGCGCTGCGCGAAACCGGCCGGCTCGACATCATGGTGAACAACGCCGGCTTGTCGTACCCGACGCCGATCGTCGACGCCGACCCCGAGGAATGGCGCGCGATGCTCGACACCAACGTGCTCGCCTTGTTGGTCGGCTCCCAGGCCGCGATCCGCGCTATGCGCCAGTGCAAGGCCGACGGACACATCGTAAACATTTCCTCGATCGCGGCGCATCGCGGCGATTCCGGGGTGTACGGCGCCACCAAGCATGCGGTGAACTGCATCTGCAATACGTTGCGGCGCGAGTTGGAAGAGGACTCGATCCGCGTGGTGAACATCATGCCGGGGGCCATCGCCACCAACTTCGCCCGCAACTTCGATCCGGCGTTCGTCGCCGGGTTCATCCAGGCCACGGGCGTGCAGGTCGAGGTCAAGAAGGGCGAACGCTTGCCGGACGAAGTGATGGACAAGTTGCAGCCGATGATGAAGCAGGTGCTCGGCAATCCCGACGACGTGGCCGATGCGGTGCTCTACGCGGTCACGCAGCCAATTCACGTAAACATCGCCGAGATCGTGGTGCGGCCGCCGAAGCAGCTGGCGTTGTGA
- a CDS encoding patatin-like phospholipase family protein — protein MLADFGYTVPMLERDLALTLAGGGNRAFYQAGLLNRWAERLLPRVRVIASCSAGACVATVFLAGRSAATNEFWKQRRAGVTRNLDWRKLLVGQRPAPHGEVYRDTMMFAMRDGGLERLRQQPFPILVLTTGWPHWLPTTPAMLLGMAAYNLEKRLYPARVHPQFGRRLGFIPIVFDARDCETPEQLADLILASSASPPFTPVGRFGGQRLLDGGLVDNAPAFLADQIAGVRRHLIMLTRPYPDGVLGRHGDHLYVGPTHATPISRWDYTRPDLLDATIAMGERESETHSARLDALLADGDGNG, from the coding sequence TTGCTCGCAGATTTCGGCTACACGGTGCCGATGCTTGAACGTGACCTCGCACTAACCCTCGCCGGTGGCGGCAACCGCGCGTTCTATCAGGCCGGGTTGCTGAACCGCTGGGCGGAGCGGCTGCTGCCGCGCGTGCGCGTGATCGCCAGTTGCAGCGCGGGGGCGTGTGTCGCCACAGTGTTTCTTGCGGGCCGTTCCGCCGCCACTAACGAATTCTGGAAGCAACGCCGCGCCGGCGTTACTCGCAACCTAGATTGGCGCAAACTCCTCGTCGGCCAGCGACCCGCACCGCACGGCGAGGTCTATCGCGACACGATGATGTTCGCGATGCGCGACGGCGGCTTGGAGCGCTTGCGCCAGCAACCGTTCCCGATTCTGGTGCTGACCACCGGCTGGCCGCACTGGCTACCGACCACGCCCGCGATGTTGCTCGGAATGGCCGCCTACAATTTGGAGAAGCGGCTCTACCCGGCGCGAGTTCATCCACAGTTCGGGAGGCGCCTTGGGTTCATTCCGATCGTGTTCGACGCGCGCGACTGCGAAACGCCGGAACAACTCGCCGACCTCATTCTCGCATCGTCGGCCAGTCCGCCGTTTACACCGGTGGGACGGTTCGGCGGACAGCGTCTGCTCGACGGTGGACTCGTCGACAATGCACCGGCATTTCTCGCCGACCAAATAGCAGGCGTCCGGCGACACCTGATCATGCTAACGCGCCCGTATCCCGACGGCGTTCTCGGTCGCCATGGCGACCACCTCTACGTCGGCCCCACGCACGCGACCCCGATCTCGCGCTGGGACTACACGCGCCCCGATCTGCTCGATGCGACCATCGCCATGGGCGAACGCGAGAGCGAGACCCACAGCGCGCGACTCGACGCGTTGCTCGCGGACGGCGACGGCAACGGATGA
- a CDS encoding VOC family protein, with protein MLDHITLHVADFERGKRFFAAALAPLGYQIIMEFPGVAGLGVPGKPDFWIAAGEATRSLHVAFAAADRATVDAFHRAAIAAGGRDNGAPGLRPQYHPNYYGAFVFDLDGNNVEAVCHQPA; from the coding sequence ATGCTTGACCATATTACGCTCCACGTCGCCGACTTCGAACGCGGCAAGCGGTTCTTCGCTGCGGCGCTCGCGCCACTTGGTTACCAGATCATCATGGAGTTTCCGGGCGTTGCCGGGTTGGGTGTGCCGGGCAAGCCCGACTTCTGGATTGCGGCGGGCGAGGCCACGCGCTCGCTCCACGTCGCGTTCGCCGCCGCCGACCGCGCGACGGTCGATGCGTTTCATCGCGCGGCCATCGCCGCCGGCGGTCGCGACAACGGCGCGCCGGGACTGCGTCCGCAATACCACCCGAACTACTACGGAGCCTTCGTGTTCGATCTCGACGGCAACAACGTTGAGGCCGTCTGCCATCAGCCAGCGTAG